A section of the Phycodurus eques isolate BA_2022a chromosome 4, UOR_Pequ_1.1, whole genome shotgun sequence genome encodes:
- the cabz01093075.1 gene encoding C-C chemokine receptor type 5: MDKSFSSSVPSDLRENRFTVELTRPTSTAFSENTTLDYLDLFPEWGDFGLCVYERHGASFLPAIYAALFLVGLAGNSLVVWVLVRGVRLRNMTDVCLLNLAVADLLLVGSLPFLAYQASDQWIFGDTMCRALLGIHNIVFYSGIFFVTVMSIDRYLAIVHAVYTLRARTRSSGVIVAAVTWVAGFLTTFPEIIYLKKQPDRTNATFCFPVYPTPTSDTHFWRVFRLLKINFIGLFVPMVVMTFCYSQIIRRLRSSQSSRRQTIRLVVTVVAVFFLCWVPYNVASLFKALELLHVYTECGSSKAIMLALQITEVVAYLHSCLNPVLYVFVGRKFRSNLLRLIRGTPCGLFRLVKVLVPQRRISRSNVSQTTSVDERSTAV, from the exons ATTAACAAG GCCGACTTCAACAGCCTTTTCCGAAAACACGACACTGGACTACCTGGACCTTTTTCCCGAGTGGGGCGACTTCGGGTTGTGCGTTTACGAGCGACACGGAGCTTCTTTCCTTCCGGCCATCTACGCCGCGTTGTTCCTGGTGGGCCTCGCGGGCAACTCTCTGGTCGTGTGGGTCCTGGTCCGCGGGGTGCGACTTCGCAACATGACGGACGTGTGCCTCCTGAACTTGGCCGTGGCCGACCTCCTGTTGGTGGGCTCCCTTCCCTTCCTGGCCTACCAAGCCTCGGACCAGTGGATATTTGGGGACACGATGTGCAGAGCGTTGCTGGGTATCCACAACATCGTTTTTTATTCTGGCATTTTTTTCGTCACGGTGATGAGCATCGACAGGTACTTAGCGATAGTGCACGCCGTTTACACGCTGAGGGCACGCACACGCTCCTCTGGTGTAATTGTAGCGGCTGTCACTTGGGTCGCTGGGTTTTTGACCACATTTCCCGAAATCATCTACCTGAAAAAGCAGCCCGATCGCACGAACGCCACCTTCTGCTTCCCCGTGTATCCCACGCCCACTTCGGACACTCACTTCTGGCGGGTTTTCCGCCTTTTGAAAATTAACTTCATAGGCTTGTTCGTTCCCATGGTCGTCATGACTTTCTGCTACTCGCAAATCATCAGGCGGCTGCGTTCCAGCCAGTCGTCCAGACGACAGACCATCCGTTTGGTCGTCACGGTGGTGGCTGTCTTCTTCTTATGCTGGGTGCCTTACAACGTGGCGTCCTTGTTCAAAGCGCTGGAGCTGCTGCATGTCTACACAGAGTGCGGCAGCAGCAAAGCCATTATGCTGGCTTTgcaaatcacagaggtcgtcgcCTACCTGCACAGCTGCCTCAACCCTGTGCTGTACGTGTTCGTGGGCCGGAAGTTCCGGAGCAACCTGCTCAGGTTGATCCGCGGGACGCCGTGCGGTCTGTTCCGGCTCGTCAAGGTCCTCGTACCACAGCGGCGGATAAGCAGGTCCAACGTCTCCCAAACCACCAGCGTGGACGAGAGGAGCACGGCCGTGTGA